One window from the genome of Bdellovibrio sp. NC01 encodes:
- a CDS encoding response regulator — translation MKKINTKDLVEKIEKMTKARIASQDVVPLDQFREAKKKLDPKIILVIEDDETMRLAMKRILETEGHVIKLAADATELSTVLDDHSVDLILMDVGLPWVNGFELAQLLKEHKDLKKIPLVFVSGQASEDDMKKAFDIGADDYIKKPFDVEKLKKTVETLLKLNT, via the coding sequence ATGAAGAAGATCAACACCAAGGATTTGGTTGAGAAGATTGAGAAAATGACAAAGGCGCGCATCGCAAGCCAAGATGTGGTGCCTTTGGATCAATTTCGTGAAGCTAAAAAGAAATTGGATCCTAAAATCATTTTAGTCATCGAAGACGACGAAACAATGCGTTTAGCGATGAAAAGAATTTTGGAAACTGAAGGGCACGTGATCAAACTTGCTGCCGATGCGACCGAACTTTCTACAGTTCTTGATGACCACTCTGTTGATCTTATTCTTATGGATGTGGGCTTGCCATGGGTGAACGGGTTTGAACTCGCGCAACTACTAAAAGAACACAAAGACTTGAAAAAGATTCCATTGGTATTTGTTTCTGGCCAAGCTTCTGAAGACGATATGAAAAAAGCTTTCGATATCGGTGCAGACGATTACATCAAAAAGCCATTCGACGTTGAGAAATTAAAGAAAACTGTCGAAACGCTTCTTAAACTAAATACGTAG
- a CDS encoding type 1 glutamine amidotransferase, which produces METKSKILLIQHTDSSTPGVVSPWLEKNGREFDLIHMQKHALPRDVHYENIIICGGGMHVDQEEKYPWLKDEKKFLEASMKNGSRIVGLCLGGQLCAQILGAEVYPHPQGWETGWHTVHLQKTENLAGFEEDRSLMFSQYHRYIFEAPKDAKIIAHNDWWQTQGYVWNNQVVGFQFHPERDLEINRLMAEDRELPNEGRTHTKEQITQLGDLHQPISQLWFENMLSGFFKLRI; this is translated from the coding sequence GTGGAAACAAAATCTAAGATCCTTCTGATTCAGCATACCGATTCAAGCACGCCTGGCGTGGTTTCTCCGTGGTTAGAAAAAAACGGCAGGGAGTTCGATCTTATTCACATGCAAAAACACGCGTTACCACGCGACGTGCACTATGAAAACATCATCATTTGTGGCGGTGGGATGCATGTCGATCAGGAAGAAAAATATCCGTGGTTGAAGGACGAAAAAAAATTTCTTGAAGCAAGCATGAAGAATGGTTCACGCATTGTCGGACTGTGCTTGGGTGGTCAATTGTGCGCACAGATCTTGGGTGCGGAAGTTTATCCTCATCCGCAAGGATGGGAAACAGGCTGGCACACGGTGCACTTACAGAAAACCGAAAATCTTGCCGGCTTTGAAGAAGATCGTTCGCTGATGTTTTCCCAATATCATCGCTACATTTTTGAAGCGCCCAAAGATGCAAAAATCATCGCCCACAACGATTGGTGGCAAACCCAAGGTTACGTATGGAATAACCAAGTGGTGGGCTTTCAGTTTCATCCTGAACGCGATTTAGAAATCAATCGTCTGATGGCGGAAGACCGTGAATTGCCAAACGAAGGCAGAACACATACCAAAGAACAAATCACACAACTGGGAGACCTGCATCAGCCGATCTCGCAATTGTGGTTTGAAAATATGTTGAGTGGATTTTTTAAACTACGTATTTAG
- a CDS encoding PilZ domain-containing protein: MKTQGKVWLFFDSEKKVQSKPLSLVQAQAHLLTLKQTDFNKFFLWTPGWTDWVCVRDFLASNQKYFVMMQPPKPMKDVVDVLPAVPKASVAEDVSEDTLTATHNAPPSQNPDSPYTQVVAGEPMKAEKDDYGYYHQDFNGDDLDLKKISQIKVDPTTKKKITREAPAAKQEERRSGADRRKDTRHNFKIEVVLVSKMRSFRTYSRDISLSGTQLEDEIPGDFLNQQFDLIIVNPFERDPSKARLLFRAKIVGDLTDPRRLMFIEQDVAMTLRLDALLKAYVAYQAQLRKSAG, encoded by the coding sequence ATGAAAACACAAGGCAAAGTCTGGTTATTCTTTGATTCTGAAAAGAAAGTACAGTCTAAACCATTATCATTGGTTCAGGCACAGGCTCACCTTTTGACGTTGAAACAAACTGATTTCAATAAATTCTTCCTTTGGACTCCAGGTTGGACTGACTGGGTCTGCGTTCGCGACTTCTTGGCTTCAAATCAAAAATATTTTGTGATGATGCAACCACCAAAACCAATGAAAGATGTGGTTGATGTGTTGCCTGCGGTTCCCAAGGCTTCTGTTGCAGAAGATGTGAGTGAAGATACTCTGACGGCGACCCACAATGCTCCACCGTCACAAAACCCTGACAGCCCTTATACACAAGTGGTTGCGGGCGAACCAATGAAGGCTGAAAAAGACGATTACGGTTATTATCATCAAGACTTCAATGGTGATGATTTGGATTTGAAAAAAATCAGCCAAATCAAAGTAGATCCAACAACGAAAAAGAAAATCACCCGCGAAGCTCCGGCTGCAAAACAGGAAGAGCGTCGTTCAGGTGCTGACCGTCGTAAAGACACTCGTCACAACTTCAAAATCGAAGTGGTGCTGGTTTCGAAAATGCGTTCGTTCAGAACTTATTCTCGCGACATCTCTTTAAGTGGTACTCAACTTGAAGACGAGATCCCAGGGGATTTTTTAAATCAACAGTTCGACCTTATTATCGTCAATCCATTCGAACGCGATCCTTCTAAGGCGCGCCTTCTATTCCGTGCAAAGATTGTTGGTGATCTGACTGATCCCCGTCGCTTGATGTTCATCGAGCAAGACGTTGCAATGACTTTGCGTCTAGATGCTTTGTTGAAAGCTTACGTCGCTTACCAAGCGCAACTTCGCAAGTCCGCAGGCTAG
- a CDS encoding ABC transporter ATP-binding protein, translating into MSTPLLKVENLVKSFPIYGGIFSREVASVKAVADVSFEIQKGQTLGLVGESGCGKSTLGRCLTRLHDVTSGKIYYNGKDITNLQGDELREIRKKIQIIFQDPFASLNPRMTIGAILEEPLIIHGLGATAEERLNRVYELIDLVGLRREHLNRYPHEFSGGQRQRVGIARALAVNPELIICDEPVSALDVSIQAQVINLLMELQQKLGLTYVFIAHDLKVVEHVSSQVAVMYLGKIVEKASSDELYMNPKHPYTKALMSAIPVPDPRRKEDRIILTGDVPSPINPPSGCHFNPRCPMAIEECKTKVPPLELKAKDHVASCIRV; encoded by the coding sequence ATGAGCACTCCTCTTTTAAAAGTCGAAAATTTAGTTAAGTCTTTCCCAATTTACGGCGGCATCTTTTCTCGTGAAGTTGCGAGCGTAAAAGCAGTTGCTGACGTTTCATTTGAAATCCAAAAAGGTCAAACTTTGGGTCTGGTGGGTGAATCTGGTTGCGGTAAATCGACACTAGGTCGTTGCTTGACTCGTTTGCATGACGTGACTTCTGGAAAAATCTATTACAACGGCAAAGACATCACGAATCTTCAAGGTGATGAACTTCGCGAGATCCGTAAAAAGATCCAAATCATTTTCCAAGATCCGTTTGCATCTTTGAATCCACGTATGACGATCGGTGCGATCCTTGAAGAACCGCTTATCATTCACGGTCTTGGTGCAACTGCGGAAGAGCGTTTGAACCGCGTTTACGAATTGATCGACCTTGTGGGTCTTCGTCGTGAACACTTGAATCGTTACCCGCATGAATTTTCAGGTGGTCAACGTCAACGTGTTGGTATCGCTCGTGCTTTGGCTGTAAATCCTGAATTGATCATCTGTGACGAACCTGTTTCGGCATTGGACGTTTCGATTCAAGCGCAAGTTATCAACTTGTTGATGGAGCTTCAGCAAAAGCTAGGTTTGACTTACGTATTCATCGCCCACGACTTGAAAGTCGTAGAGCACGTTTCTTCACAAGTGGCAGTGATGTACTTGGGTAAGATCGTTGAAAAAGCGTCTTCAGATGAATTGTATATGAATCCTAAACATCCATATACAAAAGCATTGATGTCTGCGATCCCAGTTCCAGATCCACGCCGTAAGGAAGACCGTATCATTTTGACTGGCGACGTTCCGTCTCCAATCAATCCTCCTTCTGGCTGCCATTTCAATCCTCGTTGCCCTATGGCTATCGAAGAGTGCAAGACTAAGGTCCCGCCTTTGGAATTGAAGGCGAAAGATCACGTCGCGTCTTGTATCCGCGTATAA
- a CDS encoding ABC transporter ATP-binding protein, which translates to MNGGLSQVSDILLEVQNLKTRFKTDDGQFLAVDDVSFYVKKGQTLGIVGESGCGKSVTSLSVMRLIQKPGNIESGKVLFKGQDLLSLSEEKMRSIRGNEIAMIFQEPMTSLNPVYTIGDQIEEAVLLHQKNLTKEQARARSIEMLRLVGIPAPEKRFHEFPHQLSGGMRQRVMIAMAISCNPELLIADEPTTALDVTIQAQILDLMRKLQKEFNAGMILITHDLGVVAEMCQEVAVMYAGRIVEFGTVEDIFYRPKHHYTRGLLNSIPHFETGHRLKELQTIKGMVPSLYNLPKGCRFADRCPAAQEDCRNIYPTLENMRGIHKVACHHPLTEEVK; encoded by the coding sequence ATGAATGGGGGGCTGTCCCAGGTGAGTGATATCCTTTTAGAAGTTCAAAATTTGAAGACACGTTTTAAGACGGATGATGGTCAATTCCTAGCCGTTGATGACGTTAGTTTTTACGTTAAAAAAGGTCAAACCCTTGGAATCGTTGGCGAATCGGGTTGCGGCAAGTCCGTAACATCGTTGTCAGTGATGCGTTTGATCCAAAAGCCGGGCAACATCGAGTCAGGTAAGGTTCTATTTAAGGGCCAAGATCTTCTGTCACTCTCTGAAGAGAAAATGCGTTCGATCCGCGGTAACGAAATCGCGATGATCTTCCAAGAGCCGATGACTTCATTGAATCCGGTTTACACAATCGGCGATCAAATCGAAGAGGCCGTTCTTCTTCACCAAAAAAATCTAACGAAAGAACAAGCTCGCGCGCGTTCAATCGAAATGCTTCGTCTTGTGGGTATTCCAGCTCCGGAAAAACGTTTCCACGAATTCCCGCACCAACTTTCAGGTGGTATGAGACAACGTGTGATGATCGCGATGGCGATCTCATGCAACCCTGAATTGCTTATCGCCGATGAACCAACAACTGCATTGGACGTAACAATCCAAGCGCAGATTTTGGATTTGATGAGAAAGCTACAAAAAGAATTCAACGCCGGCATGATCTTGATCACTCATGATCTTGGTGTCGTTGCAGAGATGTGCCAAGAAGTTGCAGTTATGTACGCTGGTCGCATCGTCGAGTTCGGTACTGTTGAAGATATCTTCTATCGTCCGAAACATCACTACACTCGCGGTTTGTTGAATTCGATCCCGCACTTCGAAACAGGTCACAGACTTAAAGAATTGCAAACGATCAAAGGGATGGTTCCAAGTCTTTACAATCTTCCAAAAGGTTGCAGATTCGCGGATCGTTGCCCAGCAGCTCAAGAAGACTGCCGCAACATTTATCCTACTCTTGAAAACATGCGCGGCATCCACAAAGTGGCGTGCCATCACCCATTGACTGAAGAGGTGAAATAA
- a CDS encoding HAD family hydrolase — protein sequence MNPLLVFDLDGTLIDSAPDIITAVNQTLKAHKKPQLGDAEIISHIGEGLKKLLADLFIGENLSPEQVTALEEEFLHNYQAEMLNKTRIFPGVEKFLESYQGPIAIITNKNEAPAKRILEHLNLHRLPWVNVFGADTLAERKPSPLPLRTMMKLAGHDVHNTLMIGDGIPDMASARNAGVPSLAIHFGYTAPEILGKYEPRGFLRHYDDLHGLVREYFPAR from the coding sequence ATGAATCCATTGTTAGTTTTTGACCTCGACGGCACATTGATCGATTCCGCTCCTGATATCATCACGGCAGTAAATCAAACTTTGAAGGCTCACAAGAAACCGCAGCTCGGTGATGCTGAAATTATTTCGCACATCGGGGAAGGTCTTAAAAAACTTCTCGCAGATTTATTTATTGGTGAAAACCTTTCCCCGGAACAAGTCACCGCACTTGAAGAAGAATTTCTTCACAATTATCAGGCCGAGATGCTTAACAAAACTCGTATTTTTCCAGGGGTTGAGAAATTTTTGGAAAGCTACCAGGGGCCGATCGCGATCATCACGAACAAAAACGAAGCTCCCGCTAAACGAATTTTGGAGCATTTAAATCTTCATCGCCTCCCGTGGGTGAATGTCTTTGGCGCAGACACCTTGGCAGAGCGTAAACCAAGTCCCTTGCCCTTAAGAACGATGATGAAACTTGCCGGTCATGACGTGCACAACACGCTGATGATTGGTGACGGCATCCCCGATATGGCGTCGGCGCGCAACGCAGGTGTTCCAAGTTTGGCGATCCATTTCGGCTACACGGCGCCCGAGATTCTGGGCAAATATGAGCCCCGTGGATTTTTACGCCACTATGACGACCTCCACGGCCTGGTTCGCGAGTACTTTCCCGCAAGGTAA
- a CDS encoding OmpA family protein: MTKFFMHIGLGLFATSTLLLACSNSMPKDDFNYPLRAHDITEGSPYSSGVGSAGEDLRRNNQLEILSNQIVFAPGSSKLSDDTKAALDQIAQRMKTGSESFERIRVAGYGDAGGSASKNLTLSQSRADNIKKYLVSQGVPDGKLEAIGMGSTGLNVPGDDKKTARSRVDFVIVH; this comes from the coding sequence ATGACAAAGTTCTTCATGCACATTGGGCTGGGGCTGTTTGCAACATCCACACTGCTGCTTGCATGCAGCAACTCGATGCCGAAGGATGACTTCAACTACCCTTTGCGCGCGCATGACATTACCGAAGGCTCTCCGTATTCTTCTGGGGTCGGCAGCGCTGGTGAAGATCTTCGCCGCAACAATCAGTTAGAAATTCTCAGCAATCAAATTGTCTTCGCTCCGGGAAGCTCAAAACTTTCTGACGATACGAAAGCAGCACTTGATCAAATTGCACAGCGTATGAAAACAGGCTCTGAATCATTCGAACGTATTCGTGTGGCGGGTTATGGTGATGCCGGTGGATCGGCTTCTAAAAATCTGACTTTGTCTCAGTCCCGTGCGGATAATATCAAGAAATACTTAGTTTCTCAGGGCGTGCCAGACGGAAAACTAGAGGCCATTGGTATGGGCTCGACAGGTTTAAATGTCCCAGGTGACGATAAGAAAACGGCGCGTTCTCGTGTCGACTTTGTGATTGTGCACTAA
- a CDS encoding O-methyltransferase: protein MRESVLSNKEEYLNSLFANESENKKLSRQFAEELGLARISVSAPEAKLISLLVKLHGCRKFVEIGTLTGLSAQYIFESLPDGGELWTLEKDPAHGEKSAAVFANLDQSPKKIHLVMGDAREELEKLSALGPFDGVFIDGNKAAYMDYLLWAEKNVRRGGLILADNVFLSGSVWGDRSAQKFSDKQVRILQEVNQRLADPNLYEGVIVPTFEGLYVAIKK from the coding sequence ATGCGTGAATCAGTGCTATCGAACAAAGAAGAATATTTGAACTCTCTATTTGCGAATGAAAGCGAGAATAAAAAACTTTCGCGCCAATTTGCAGAAGAGCTTGGTCTAGCTCGCATCAGTGTTTCGGCTCCTGAAGCAAAATTAATCTCGTTGTTAGTGAAGCTTCATGGTTGCCGTAAGTTTGTCGAGATCGGGACTCTGACAGGATTGTCGGCTCAATATATTTTTGAATCTTTACCAGATGGTGGGGAGCTGTGGACTTTAGAAAAAGATCCCGCGCACGGTGAAAAATCTGCTGCGGTTTTTGCGAACTTAGATCAAAGCCCAAAGAAAATTCATTTAGTTATGGGCGATGCCCGTGAAGAGCTTGAAAAGTTATCAGCGCTGGGTCCCTTTGATGGTGTGTTCATCGACGGTAACAAAGCAGCTTACATGGATTACTTGTTGTGGGCTGAAAAGAACGTGCGCCGTGGCGGTTTGATTTTAGCTGACAATGTGTTCTTGTCAGGTTCCGTGTGGGGCGATCGTTCTGCGCAAAAGTTTTCTGACAAACAAGTGCGCATTCTGCAAGAAGTGAATCAACGCTTGGCCGATCCGAATTTGTATGAAGGCGTGATTGTGCCGACGTTTGAAGGTCTGTATGTCGCAATTAAAAAATAA